The Flavobacterium faecale genome has a segment encoding these proteins:
- a CDS encoding LamG-like jellyroll fold domain-containing protein, producing MKGLQKKINILFVIQASNTFYAFLIVLFSSIFPVISYGQLATPTGTITNSTCSNTATGSISITNMTTANALTFSNTTNNYVNLGSPLLSNRGKFTLEGWIRFKYADLNGKTRMSLFGQNDTLEFGFSDATTIELYSSVTGAARATIPTGLNESKWHHIAAVGDGSNIKIYFNGLLLSTTSAATTNYGSDTTYNSRIGGGVIDATGGSFPGSIMKVGLYSTALSATVITNLASCPKTYTGSETGLIASYNFFDGSGTNLTRLPTGTNGILVNSPVWSNPYNYAWNGPSGFTAVTKNISSLVTGTYAVTVSTGGTCTETKSFLVESSTVVPAITNMTATICNTVDFTSTPVNGTNGYVPAGTTFSWSAPVVTGGLTGGLASSGSPTSITGTLTNPTTTAQTATYTVVPYVSGCTGSTFTLTVTVNSPGSIGNTQTICSGNAPAAITSTAPGTGSGTISYEWQTDTSGSFTTITGATDVTYTPPALTATTKYRRRTLATSGGITCYSDYSNAIIITVRNPIPLNVRTDTNPTCDGFIARWNIAPASVSPDYYIDIATTSTFDAGTFAPGYNNTNLGYVSNHTVTGLQPNTTYYFRVRAVSNSPNCTSANSLIESKSTFPTTVAPVQGNTGATTCDGFTLNWSLAQRATSYYIDIATANTFLPADMVPGKSNIEILSSSIREYVVTGLESGTYYTRIKASGPCGTSPYSITKTGEANGTVKPTISPITQPDCSNTNGSLTITNYNTPSSNTYTITPSTGVTILSSGVLTAPRGTYTLSAQSNLTNCVSPSLTFTIDAQPAKAPTPVIGAITHIDCSNTTGKVSVSGLPTGNWTINPGGYTGNTSTYTITGLTAGTYNFTVQASRVCLSNPSINATVNQIVTNTWNGAWSTGSLPTLEQNIIFDADFSTSTDLNGCRCTVASGKNVTIKSGKTLKLQNEVIVASTATPPATLTFENGASLVQINDAALNSGAITYTRNTTTITNFDYTYWSSPVEGQILSVLSPATFYDKFYSFNAVGNAWTFENRANIMQVGKGYIIRGPETFKLPNVPGDFEAKFNGKPNNGVVNMAIGGSKSINFIGNPYPSPIYADTFLNANSSAIYGTLYFWTHNTAIQLASNIAAGKAGSGVLAYTSDDYASYNLTGGTATAPAISTAGVSAGRIPTGEIAAGQGFLSIGLTTATAFFNNSMRIKSDGTTLNNSQFFRPSANSKTAKTTTTSVEKNRLWLNLINDDGAFKQLLVGYITGATNDYDEQYDGYTFNANPYINFYSLNATNQFSIQGRAIASQQEDTVPLGYSSTVAGPFSIAIDQTDGSLDNQDIFLEDKLTLMVHNLRAGAYTFSTAAGTFDDRFVITYKAKATLATEDFDTNENLVYATQTSHTIDLHSKKELIMAVELYDISGKLLSKKIDISAKEVSFTKISNSAQVLLFKIKLEDGQIIKAKVLQQFN from the coding sequence ATGAAAGGCCTCCAAAAAAAGATAAACATATTATTTGTTATACAAGCATCAAATACCTTTTATGCATTTTTGATAGTATTGTTTAGCTCTATCTTTCCCGTTATTTCTTATGGGCAATTAGCTACACCAACAGGAACAATCACAAATTCTACTTGTTCCAATACTGCAACTGGTTCAATTTCTATAACAAATATGACTACCGCAAATGCACTAACTTTTTCAAATACAACTAATAATTATGTTAATTTAGGAAGTCCATTACTTAGTAATAGAGGCAAATTCACATTAGAAGGCTGGATACGATTCAAATATGCAGATTTAAACGGAAAAACTAGGATGAGTTTATTTGGTCAAAATGATACTTTAGAATTTGGTTTTTCTGATGCAACAACTATTGAGCTATACTCCTCAGTTACAGGAGCAGCAAGAGCAACAATCCCTACTGGACTGAATGAATCTAAATGGCATCATATTGCCGCAGTTGGAGATGGAAGCAATATAAAAATATACTTTAATGGCTTACTGTTGAGTACAACAAGTGCTGCCACTACTAATTACGGAAGTGACACCACCTACAATTCTAGAATTGGAGGTGGTGTTATAGATGCAACTGGGGGCTCCTTTCCTGGAAGCATTATGAAAGTTGGTTTATATAGCACCGCGTTATCTGCTACAGTAATTACTAATTTGGCTAGTTGCCCGAAAACTTACACTGGTTCTGAAACAGGACTTATTGCATCTTACAACTTTTTTGATGGTTCTGGAACAAATTTGACTAGACTACCAACGGGTACTAACGGTATCCTTGTAAATTCGCCAGTATGGTCTAATCCATACAATTATGCATGGAACGGCCCTTCTGGATTTACTGCAGTAACAAAAAACATATCATCATTGGTTACTGGAACCTACGCCGTTACTGTTTCTACTGGAGGAACCTGCACTGAAACCAAATCATTCCTAGTTGAATCTTCCACAGTTGTTCCTGCAATAACCAATATGACAGCCACAATATGTAACACTGTTGATTTCACAAGTACACCAGTAAATGGCACAAACGGTTATGTGCCCGCAGGTACCACCTTTTCGTGGTCTGCCCCAGTAGTTACTGGAGGTTTAACAGGAGGACTAGCAAGCTCAGGATCACCTACTAGCATTACTGGAACTTTGACAAACCCAACAACTACTGCACAAACAGCAACTTATACAGTAGTTCCATATGTATCAGGTTGCACCGGAAGTACGTTTACGCTCACAGTAACAGTAAATTCACCGGGTAGTATAGGTAATACACAAACGATATGTAGTGGTAATGCTCCTGCCGCAATAACATCAACAGCACCAGGTACTGGATCGGGGACAATAAGCTACGAATGGCAAACGGACACAAGTGGAAGTTTCACAACTATTACTGGCGCAACGGATGTTACTTATACCCCACCCGCATTAACAGCTACAACAAAATACAGAAGAAGAACACTTGCAACAAGTGGTGGAATTACTTGTTATTCAGATTATTCAAATGCAATAATTATCACTGTAAGAAATCCAATCCCGCTTAATGTAAGAACAGATACAAACCCAACATGTGATGGATTTATAGCAAGGTGGAATATCGCCCCTGCGTCAGTAAGTCCTGATTATTATATTGATATTGCTACCACATCAACGTTTGATGCAGGAACTTTTGCACCAGGTTATAATAATACTAATCTTGGATATGTAAGTAATCACACAGTAACAGGATTACAACCCAATACTACCTATTATTTTAGAGTAAGAGCTGTTTCCAACTCTCCTAACTGCACTAGTGCTAATTCTTTAATAGAGTCAAAAAGCACTTTCCCTACTACGGTAGCACCAGTACAAGGTAACACAGGTGCTACAACTTGTGATGGTTTTACTTTAAATTGGTCACTTGCACAAAGAGCTACTTCTTACTACATTGATATCGCTACCGCAAATACTTTCTTACCTGCTGACATGGTTCCTGGAAAATCTAATATTGAAATTTTAAGTTCAAGTATTCGTGAATATGTAGTAACAGGACTAGAATCAGGAACTTATTATACAAGGATAAAAGCTTCAGGACCTTGCGGCACTAGCCCATACTCTATTACTAAAACAGGTGAAGCTAATGGAACGGTCAAACCAACGATTAGCCCGATTACACAGCCCGATTGCAGCAATACAAATGGCTCATTAACCATCACTAATTACAACACACCCTCCTCCAACACATATACAATCACACCAAGTACTGGAGTGACAATTTTAAGTTCAGGTGTTTTAACAGCACCGAGAGGAACTTACACCTTGTCAGCCCAGAGTAATTTAACAAATTGCGTTTCTCCATCTCTTACTTTTACTATAGATGCTCAACCAGCTAAAGCCCCTACACCAGTAATTGGTGCCATAACGCACATAGATTGCTCCAATACTACTGGAAAAGTCTCTGTAAGTGGACTGCCAACAGGTAATTGGACCATAAATCCAGGCGGATATACTGGAAACACATCTACCTATACAATTACAGGTCTTACCGCAGGAACATACAATTTTACCGTACAAGCCAGCAGAGTATGCCTTTCAAATCCTTCAATAAATGCTACTGTTAATCAAATTGTGACAAATACTTGGAACGGTGCTTGGAGCACAGGAAGTCTCCCAACATTAGAACAAAACATAATCTTTGATGCCGATTTCTCCACAAGCACTGATTTAAATGGATGCCGTTGTACTGTAGCTTCAGGTAAAAATGTAACGATAAAAAGTGGTAAAACTTTGAAATTACAAAATGAAGTTATCGTAGCTTCAACTGCAACTCCTCCTGCAACCTTGACCTTTGAAAACGGCGCGAGCCTAGTGCAAATAAATGATGCAGCATTAAACTCTGGAGCAATCACCTATACAAGAAATACAACAACTATTACCAATTTTGATTACACCTATTGGTCATCACCCGTTGAAGGTCAGATATTGAGTGTATTGTCTCCAGCTACCTTCTACGATAAATTTTACTCTTTTAATGCTGTAGGGAATGCTTGGACTTTTGAAAATAGAGCTAACATCATGCAAGTGGGTAAAGGATACATCATTAGAGGTCCTGAAACTTTCAAATTACCTAATGTACCTGGGGATTTTGAAGCTAAATTTAATGGTAAACCAAACAATGGGGTGGTAAATATGGCAATTGGAGGCTCAAAATCAATAAATTTCATCGGTAATCCTTATCCTTCACCTATTTATGCAGATACTTTTTTAAACGCAAACAGTAGCGCGATTTATGGAACTCTATATTTTTGGACGCATAACACTGCGATTCAATTGGCTAGTAATATTGCAGCGGGAAAAGCAGGTTCAGGAGTATTAGCATATACATCAGATGACTATGCATCCTATAATTTAACTGGCGGAACAGCTACAGCTCCAGCAATTAGTACTGCAGGTGTGAGCGCAGGAAGGATACCTACTGGAGAAATTGCAGCAGGACAAGGATTTTTATCAATAGGATTAACAACAGCTACTGCTTTCTTTAACAATAGTATGCGTATAAAATCAGACGGAACTACACTTAATAACAGTCAGTTTTTTAGACCCTCAGCAAATTCTAAAACAGCAAAAACAACAACCACATCTGTCGAGAAAAACAGATTATGGCTAAATTTAATTAATGATGATGGTGCATTTAAACAGTTATTGGTGGGCTATATTACTGGGGCAACAAACGATTATGATGAACAATATGATGGGTATACCTTCAACGCTAATCCTTATATTAATTTTTATAGTCTAAATGCAACAAATCAATTCAGCATTCAGGGTAGAGCAATAGCTTCTCAGCAAGAGGATACTGTACCACTTGGATACAGTTCAACAGTTGCTGGTCCGTTTTCTATTGCTATTGACCAAACAGATGGATCTCTTGATAATCA
- a CDS encoding regulatory protein RecX — translation MHILQEIKRKIEFYCVYQDRCHKEVESKLYDLKLSADEIEVVIADLISDNFLNEERFACSFARGKHRIKHWGRIRITNELKFKGINQTLIKIALKEIEGEYDANFESWSERFWETLFEKNVMKKRKKFCDYFLRRGFESFLIYDKVKELEDNQ, via the coding sequence ATGCACATTTTACAAGAAATCAAAAGAAAAATAGAATTCTATTGTGTTTACCAAGATCGATGTCACAAAGAAGTTGAGTCCAAACTATATGATTTAAAATTGTCAGCGGATGAAATTGAAGTCGTTATTGCAGATTTGATTTCGGATAACTTCCTGAACGAAGAACGTTTCGCATGTAGTTTTGCTCGAGGTAAACACCGCATTAAACATTGGGGAAGAATAAGGATAACAAATGAATTAAAGTTTAAAGGTATAAATCAAACTCTTATTAAAATTGCACTCAAAGAAATTGAAGGGGAGTACGATGCTAATTTTGAAAGTTGGTCTGAACGCTTTTGGGAGACTTTATTCGAAAAAAATGTGATGAAAAAAAGGAAAAAGTTCTGTGATTATTTTCTGCGTAGAGGTTTTGAATCTTTTTTGATTTATGATAAAGTAAAAGAGTTAGAAGATAATCAGTAA